The sequence below is a genomic window from Polyangiaceae bacterium.
ACGTCCATGATGATGCGAACGTCGCCTTCGACGTTCTTCTTGTCGACGTGGCGCGCACGTACTTCGGGCAGCTTCTCCACTTCCTCGAGGGCCTTCTGAGCGCGCGAAGGGACTTCCCCCACGGTGTAGCGCCAGGCGTACACGTCCTTCAGCTTCTCCAGCCCGGCCTGCTCGATCAGTCCACCCTGATACGGCCGGTGGTGCGGCATCATGATCATGGGCGGAGTGTCGAAGCCCTCCACCAGGCAGCCCATCTCCTCGTTGATATTGAGGGAGAGCGGGCCGCGCATGTACTTCATTCCGCGCTGTGCCAGCCAGCGCCCGGCGGCGTCCAGCAGCTCCTTGGCCACTTCCGGATCGTCGATGGTGTCCAGAAAGCCGAAGAAGCCGACGTCTTCCTTGTAGCGCTCGAGGTGCTCTTGATCGATCTGCGCGGTGCAGCGTCCCACGCACCAGCCATTGCGGTGGGCCGTGAAGGTCGTCCCCTCACCGTGCTCGAAGAACGGGTTCTTGGGCGACAGACGCTGCTTCATGTCGAAGTCCAGCGGACGAACGTAGTTGGGGTCGTCGCGGTAGATGTAGTCCACGACGTTCAGGAAGTCCTTGAGCTTGCCCCCCATGGGGGTTTCACGAATTTCTACGGCCATGGCGCGCGCGAGTGAACGCCCTGCGCTCGGGCCTGTCAACCGGACGTCCGGGGGGTGCAGAGGCGTGCACTCTCGAGGTGCAGGAGCTTGCACTCGGACGGCGGCAGACTTGACGAATTCCCGATGTTTCTTGCTTGGCCGAGGGCTTGCAGTGTCCCTCGCCCATGGTCGTCGTCGCCTCCATGCCCCTTCACCGGGCGCCGCGCTTCTTGTTGTTGGATCCCGATCCCATCGCCCTGCGAACGCTGCGCCAGCGTGTTCGCGAGCGCCATCCGAAGTGGGAGGTGGTCAGCGAGCACGACGCCCGAACGGCTCTCGCTCAGCTGGCGTCGCGGGAGTTCGACGTGTTGATCACCGAAATCGCCCTCAGGGAGGTGTCGGGTATCGAGCTCCTCCGGCAAGCGTCCGAGTGCGCGCCGGCGACGGTGCGCTTGGTCCACGCGGCGCACACTCGCGTCAAGAACGTGTTGTGCAGCGCCGGGTTGGCCTACCGCGTGTTGGAAAAGCCGGCCGAAGACAGCGCGCTGATGCCCGCCATCACGTCGGCTCTGCGCATGCGGCGCGAAATGTCCCGACCGAGGTCGGGATGGTTCGTCAAATGACGCCGTACTTCTTGCCGACCTTCTCGAACGCTTCCAGTCCGCGGTCCAGATGGCTGCGCTCGTGCGTGGCCATGTAGCTGGTGCGAAGCATCGCGTTCTTGGGCGGCACGCCGGGAGAGATGAACGGATTGGTGTAGATCCCGTACTCGTCGAGCAAGTCACGCCACATCATGATGGTGCGCAGATCCTGCCGAATGTAGATGGGGATGACCGCGGTTTCCGTGTGGCCCAGCTCGAAGCCGAGGCGGCGCAGCTCGTCCCGCATGTAGGTGTAGTTGTCGCGCAGCTT
It includes:
- a CDS encoding response regulator: MAEGLQCPSPMVVVASMPLHRAPRFLLLDPDPIALRTLRQRVRERHPKWEVVSEHDARTALAQLASREFDVLITEIALREVSGIELLRQASECAPATVRLVHAAHTRVKNVLCSAGLAYRVLEKPAEDSALMPAITSALRMRREMSRPRSGWFVK